Part of the Candidatus Schekmanbacteria bacterium genome, CTTGTAAAATGGAAGACTTCATCTGAAATCGATAACCTCGGTTTCAATATCCTGCGAAGCAGATCAAAGGACGGCACATACGAGAAGATTAACAAGAAACTCATCCTTCCCAAGAAAAACGGCGTAACAGGAGCAAGGTATAAATTTAAGGATAAACATACAAAAGCTGGTATGACCTATTACTACAAGCTCGAAGACATAGACAAGACAACTGGAAGCACCCTTCATGGGCCTGTGAGTGTAAGGATTGTAGAGAAAGCAGGGAAGAAGAAGCATAAGAAGAAATGATGTGATGATAAGGTTATAGCCGTACAGGTCGAAATGTTTTTATTACCCATACATTCTTTTATGGGAGGTAAATTTTCTGAAGAAAGTGCACAATCCCCCCCCCAACATTGGGTAATCAGATATAAAAACAATCTCTATTTATCTGATTTTTTTGATTCCTTTTTATTCGAATTATCAGAGGAGGAAGAGCTTGCGGCTTTTTTCTCTGCTTCCATTGCCTTCTTTCGTGATTCGGAAGGATAGTCTGTTATATACCATCCGGAACCTTTAAGAATAAATCCACCCGGTGATATTAGACGATTTACCTTTTTAGAATTGCATTCAGGACAAACTTCATTACCATTTTCATTTATTTTTTTGAAGACCTCAAATTTGAACCCGCAGTCGTCACATTGGTACTCATAAATGGGCATAGTTCTTTAGTCCTCCTTTTTTATCTGATATATGTCAGCCATTTCGAGAAATGGTTGTTATTACCTTTCACTACTTCAAAGAATGCTTTCTGAAGTTTCTTTGTAATTACACCTGCTTTCCCATTGCCAATATGCCGTTTGTCGATTTCTCTAATTGGAGTCAATTCAGCGGCAGTGCCCGTAAAAAATGCTTCATCTGCAGTATAGACATCATCTCTTGTGAGATTTGTTTCTTCAACCTTGTATTTTTTGCTTCGCGCTATCTGAATTACGCTGTCTCTTGTAATTCCATTCAAAATGGTAAGTGTTGGAGGTGTAAATATGATGCCATTTTTGATTATGAAGATGTTTTCACCTGACCCTTCGGCCACCCTTCCCTCAGTGTCCAAAAGGAGAGCTTCATCATAGCCGTTTTCTAATGCCTCAATCTTTGCCAATTGTGAATTGGCATAGTTTCCACATATTTTTGCTTTTGTCATTGCAGAATTTATAAATTGCCGCTGAAAGGAAGATATCTTTACTCTGATTCCATTTTCTAATCCTTCCTTACCTAAGTAGGCACCCCATGGATAGACAGAGATTGCGGAATTGACAGGATTATTTTTTGGATATAAACCGATTTCTCCATAACCATAATAAATTATTGGTTTTATATAACATTCTTTAAGTTTATTTACTTTAATGGTCTCTATAATAGCTTTTCTCATATCTTTTTTTGAGAAATTTGGTTCAATTGAAGCTATTTTTGCCGAATTATATAAACGGTCTAAATGGTCATCGAGTCTGAAAATTGCAGGGCCTTTTTTAGTGTTGTAACATCTTATACCTTCAAAAACCCCAAGCCCATAGTTGAAGGTGTTTGTTAATAGATGTATTTTTGCATCATCCCAATCTACAAATTTGCCGTCCATCCAAATCTTTTTTGCTTTTTCCATATTTTTTCTTTCTGATAAGGGAAAAATATTGAATATATTTTTCAGCTAAAACTTATTTAATTAAAAAACAAAACCTTATAAATAAAGAAAGAAGAAAAAGTCAATAATTTTTTGATTTTCAATAACTTGGCTAATATAATCGGTTCTATTTCTTAAAACTATATGAAATAAGACGGGCAGAATTGCCCACCACAACAAAGGAACCAATATTATGTACTATTGCTCCACCAATAGGACCAAGAAGCCCGGAAGAAGCAAAATAGAGTGCCAATGCATTGATTACGATTGAAATTGCGAGACTTTGTTTGATTATTTGAATCGTCTTTTTTCCGATTGCTATTCCTTCTGTCACTTTTGATATATCATCTGAAACAAGCGCAATATCAGCAGATTCAATAGCAATATCTGTGCCACCCGTCCCCATTGCGATTCCGACATCTGCAAGCGCAAGAGCAGGAGCAT contains:
- a CDS encoding branched-chain amino acid transaminase codes for the protein MEKAKKIWMDGKFVDWDDAKIHLLTNTFNYGLGVFEGIRCYNTKKGPAIFRLDDHLDRLYNSAKIASIEPNFSKKDMRKAIIETIKVNKLKECYIKPIIYYGYGEIGLYPKNNPVNSAISVYPWGAYLGKEGLENGIRVKISSFQRQFINSAMTKAKICGNYANSQLAKIEALENGYDEALLLDTEGRVAEGSGENIFIIKNGIIFTPPTLTILNGITRDSVIQIARSKKYKVEETNLTRDDVYTADEAFFTGTAAELTPIREIDKRHIGNGKAGVITKKLQKAFFEVVKGNNNHFSKWLTYIR
- a CDS encoding zinc ribbon domain-containing protein, with amino-acid sequence MPIYEYQCDDCGFKFEVFKKINENGNEVCPECNSKKVNRLISPGGFILKGSGWYITDYPSESRKKAMEAEKKAASSSSSDNSNKKESKKSDK